A genomic stretch from Lysobacterales bacterium includes:
- a CDS encoding YajD family HNH nuclease: MAGKDSRIDGRLDAVVAKARRDAQERERGYRERALKMYPWVCGRCAREFTAANLRELTVHHRNHNHDDNPADGSNWELLCVYCHDNEHSRLIDWTGSSAQAAEQAPEAATGNPFAGLRDLLARK; this comes from the coding sequence ATGGCAGGCAAGGACAGCAGGATCGACGGCCGTCTCGACGCCGTGGTGGCGAAGGCGCGCCGCGACGCCCAGGAGCGCGAGCGGGGCTATCGCGAGCGCGCCCTGAAGATGTACCCGTGGGTGTGCGGCCGCTGCGCGCGCGAGTTCACAGCGGCCAACCTGCGCGAGCTGACCGTGCACCACCGCAACCACAACCACGACGACAACCCCGCCGACGGCAGCAATTGGGAGCTGCTGTGCGTGTACTGCCACGACAACGAGCACTCGCGCCTGATCGACTGGACCGGCAGCAGCGCCCAGGCCGCCGAGCAGGCGCCGGAGGCGGCCACCGGCAATCCCTTCGCGGGTCTGCGCGACCTGCTTGCGCGCAAGTAG
- a CDS encoding hotdog fold thioesterase: protein MSPWKRRPSLDQLNALTPGTLGEALGIRLTALDDDALSGTMPVDARTRQPFGLLHGGASVALAETLGSLAAWLCLDDPDREHAVGLEINANHVRALREGIVTGSARPEHLGRSTQVWSIRIEDEAGRLVCVSRLTMAVVARSQPAG, encoded by the coding sequence ATGTCGCCCTGGAAACGCCGTCCGTCGCTGGACCAGCTCAACGCCCTGACCCCCGGCACCCTGGGCGAGGCACTGGGCATCCGCCTCACCGCCCTGGACGACGACGCCCTGAGCGGCACCATGCCGGTCGACGCCCGCACCCGGCAGCCTTTCGGCCTGCTGCACGGGGGCGCCTCTGTGGCGCTGGCCGAGACGCTCGGCAGCCTGGCCGCCTGGCTGTGCCTGGACGACCCCGACCGCGAACATGCCGTGGGCCTGGAGATCAACGCCAACCACGTGCGCGCCCTGCGCGAGGGCATCGTCACAGGCAGCGCCCGCCCCGAGCACCTCGGGCGCAGCACCCAGGTCTGGTCGATCCGCATCGAGGACGAGGCCGGACGGCTGGTCTGCGTCTCGCGGCTGACCATGGCGGTTGTGGCCCGGTCGCAGCCGGCCGGCTGA
- a CDS encoding phenylalanine 4-monooxygenase — MDNRTPRRVEHQQTDKGYVPVYTTAVVEQPWDDYDASDHQTWATLFERQMAILPGRACREHLDALDGLRMSADRIPKFSEVNRLLEAETGWTLVAVEGLLPELTFFEHLANRRFPVTWWIRKPEQIDYIAEPDLFHDLFGHVPLLFNPVFADYMQAYGRGGVKAHGLGEEALANLTRLYWYTVEFGLIRSAEGLRIYGAGIVSSKGESIHCLESAAPNRIGFDLERIMRTRYRIDSYQKTYFVIDDFEQLFAATRPDFTPIYARVAALPTIPAGTVLDTDTVFNRGTGEGWAEGGDV, encoded by the coding sequence ATGGACAACCGCACTCCCCGTCGCGTCGAGCACCAGCAGACCGACAAGGGCTACGTGCCGGTCTACACCACGGCCGTGGTCGAGCAGCCCTGGGACGACTACGACGCGAGCGACCACCAGACCTGGGCGACGCTGTTCGAGCGGCAGATGGCGATCCTGCCCGGACGCGCCTGCCGGGAGCATCTGGACGCCCTGGACGGGCTGCGCATGAGCGCCGACCGCATCCCGAAGTTCAGCGAGGTCAACCGCCTGCTCGAGGCCGAAACCGGCTGGACCCTGGTCGCGGTCGAGGGCCTGCTGCCTGAACTCACTTTCTTCGAGCACCTGGCCAACCGCCGTTTCCCGGTGACCTGGTGGATCCGCAAGCCCGAGCAGATCGACTACATCGCCGAACCCGACCTGTTCCACGACCTGTTCGGCCACGTGCCGCTGCTGTTCAACCCGGTTTTCGCCGACTACATGCAGGCCTACGGCCGTGGCGGGGTCAAGGCGCATGGCCTGGGCGAGGAGGCGCTGGCCAACCTCACGCGCCTGTACTGGTACACGGTCGAGTTCGGCCTGATCCGCAGTGCAGAAGGCCTTCGCATCTACGGGGCCGGCATCGTCTCCAGCAAGGGCGAATCGATCCACTGCCTGGAGAGCGCGGCGCCCAACCGGATCGGTTTCGACCTGGAGCGGATCATGCGCACCCGCTACCGGATCGACAGCTACCAGAAGACCTACTTCGTGATCGACGACTTCGAGCAGCTGTTCGCCGCGACCCGGCCGGACTTCACGCCGATCTACGCGCGCGTCGCGGCGCTGCCGACGATCCCAGCCGGCACCGTGCTGGACACCGACACGGTGTTCAACCGCGGCACCGGCGAGGGTTGGGCCGAGGGCGGCGACGTCTGA
- a CDS encoding lipocalin family protein — protein MNSTGLFALSLLTLALAGCASTGGREPLRPGPPVDLERFMGRWHVIAHIPYWPERGKVATRDEYALRADGRIDNVFVFRKAFDRPEKRWNGVSSVVEGSGGAHWRVQFIWPFKADLLVLEVDPDYRWALLGNPRRSLAWIFAREPVIDAELVARLRARFADYGYDPADLVKVPQVP, from the coding sequence ATGAACAGCACCGGCTTGTTCGCCCTTTCCCTGCTGACCCTGGCCCTGGCCGGCTGCGCCAGCACCGGCGGCCGCGAGCCCCTGCGACCTGGCCCGCCGGTCGACCTGGAACGCTTCATGGGCCGCTGGCACGTGATCGCGCACATCCCCTACTGGCCCGAGCGCGGCAAGGTGGCCACCCGCGACGAATACGCGCTGCGCGCGGACGGCCGGATCGACAACGTGTTCGTGTTCCGCAAGGCCTTCGACCGGCCCGAGAAGCGCTGGAACGGCGTGTCCAGCGTCGTCGAGGGCAGCGGCGGGGCCCACTGGCGGGTCCAGTTCATCTGGCCTTTCAAGGCCGACCTGCTGGTCCTCGAGGTCGACCCGGACTACCGCTGGGCGCTGCTCGGCAACCCGCGACGCAGCCTGGCCTGGATCTTCGCACGCGAGCCGGTCATCGATGCCGAACTTGTGGCGCGGCTGCGCGCGCGCTTCGCCGATTACGGCTATGACCCTGCCGACCTGGTGAAGGTGCCGCAGGTGCCCTGA
- a CDS encoding Lrp/AsnC family transcriptional regulator: protein MIDLDRTDLALLAVLQREGRIANSELAERVNLSASASLRRVQRLERTGVIAGYGARLDPVALGLGLTAFVRVQLEKHGSGSTDDFAGAVRSWDEVVACHALTGDMDYLLQVVVRDLEHFSRFLLDRLLNATGVADVNSSFVLRTVKAATGLPLPGS, encoded by the coding sequence ATGATCGACCTCGACCGCACCGATCTCGCCCTGCTCGCCGTGCTGCAGCGCGAGGGACGCATCGCCAACAGCGAGCTGGCCGAGCGCGTCAATCTGTCGGCCTCCGCCAGCCTGCGCCGGGTGCAGCGCCTGGAGCGGACCGGCGTCATCGCCGGCTATGGCGCCCGCCTGGACCCGGTGGCGCTGGGCCTGGGACTGACCGCCTTCGTGCGGGTGCAGCTCGAGAAGCACGGCTCGGGCTCCACCGACGACTTCGCGGGCGCGGTGCGCTCCTGGGACGAGGTGGTCGCCTGCCACGCCCTGACCGGCGACATGGACTACCTGCTGCAGGTCGTGGTGCGCGACCTCGAGCACTTCTCGCGGTTCCTGCTCGACCGGCTGCTCAATGCCACCGGCGTCGCCGACGTCAACTCCAGCTTCGTGCTGCGCACGGTCAAGGCCGCCACCGGCCTGCCCCTGCCCGGTTCCTGA